The Callospermophilus lateralis isolate mCalLat2 chromosome 18, mCalLat2.hap1, whole genome shotgun sequence nucleotide sequence ttcaggatagaatcttccatggaagtgccttgtgtgtgtcccttcCTCttgctgtgcccttgggtgtggcctacccagatgtcagtcaatctgctgacagtggacatcatgaagataaaactcagccccctgaaacctgaccccttgcgtcATTTGaacagcttctcctcaataaaaggggtcagcgtgtGCTCTCGCTCActctctttctgtggacccttaagttcagaggagccatcacagcaaccccaaagataaaggtatttgtgtctcttgtgtggttatttcgtgcagcccagttagcccagttagcccagtttaactagagtgacctctgagccttttagtcgcgagaacagaaacccggcagtcACCATCCACCAGAGAACCTAGGAAAGCAGCAGAGGCATTTGATGTGTTCACTTGCCACTCCCAAGGGAGATGCCTCTGGGTAGGGAGGCAGGCAGTGGCCCTCCTTAGGAAGCACATAGCACCTGGTGGAGAGAGAACCCAGAATGGCAGAGGGCCAGGAAAGAGCTTGAGACACCAGAGAACCTTCATGGAGAAGCCATTCAACTGCCAGGAATGTGGAAAAGTCTTCATTTATCCTTCAAACTTTGCTTTCCATTAGCGagtccacactggagagaagcccacaGATGTGACCAGTGCAGGAAGTTCTACTCACAGGTCTCCTACCTTGCCCACCACCAGAAAACCCACACAAGGGAGAAGCCCTACAGATGCAGAGGGTGTAGCAAGGCCttctgcccctcctcctccctggccCAGCACAAGCCATCCATACCGGGGAGAAGCCCTACAGATGTAACAAGTTTGGGAAGATCTTCAACCAGAACTCTTTTCTCACCCACCACCAGAGGACCCAGGAAGAAGCCTCAGAAATGTAAGGAGTGTGGGAAAAGCTTCAGTTACAGCTCATCCCTCATCCAACATCAGAGAATCCACACAGGCAAGAAGCCCTATACCTGTAAGGAATGTGGGAAGGCCTTCAGTCAAGAGCAGCCACCTGACAGCCCCAAAGGACCCCCACtggggagaagccctatgaatgtaaagtGTATGGGAAGGAATATGCCCAGATCCCTCACCTCACTGAACACCAGAGGACCCACACCAGGGAGAAGTGCTACAAGTGCAGACTGTGTGGGAGAGCTTTAAGCCACAGCACCCATGTCACCCAGCACTAGAAGACCCACATGGGCAGGAAGCCTCATGAGTGTAAGGAGTGTAGGAAAAGCTTCAGTCACAACACATCCCTCATCCAACATGAGAGAATCCACACTGGCAAGAAGCCCTGTGCCTGTAAGGAATGAGGAAGGCCTTCTGTGAGAGCAGCCACCTGACTCAGCACCCACAGCGGGGAGAAGCGCTTCAAATGTGAGGACTGTGGGAAGGCCTACACCCAGATCTCAAACCTTCTCTGACATCAGAATCACACTGGCAACAAATGCTCATTTCAAGACCAGTTCCAGAGAGGAACACTAACCCCATATATTGACATCATTCTTAGAAGGAGGATGTCACGTGTTATCACTAGCCAAGAGAGCTTCTCATTGTTTGCAgcaggggggggggggtgtctcccaggaacaggtctctctgagctttttaaattgatttttcttcCCTTAAATTGGATCCCAAAAAgtcaagaaaaagagaagaaagttaTGAAAATTGACCCTTGAGAGTAAAAGTCTCAAATATATGTAGCTAAACAAATGCTAggcaattttttaaaactttaaacaaCAAATTTCACAGTGTAAAGTTGGTTTAAATAGTGAATATCTTTCACACACTCACAGCTACTTTTAGTGTCCTATTATTTGTGTCTATTATATTTCTGGGATTTATGCTTTAAAAAGCTGTTATCCCACTAAACATCATGTTTATTCAGGTCTAAAGGagactttttacatattttaaacatatagttattttatattaaaaataatgcttATACTTTTATAATAGGAACAATTTTGGTAGGAAATAATACACTTTCATTATAAAGGATAATTTGTGAAGTACAGAGAAGTATGAAATAAAACACCAATTCCCTGTAAAACCACAGCTCAGAGAGATTTAGTAGTCATTTTTGGGTGTTTCTTTCTGGATTACTTTTGTCTGTATTCTATATGCATATGTTTAAACTTTCAGAAATTTTGAATTTCACAATTCAGCTGCCCTTAGAAGCCATATTTTTTCATACTTTCTTCCAAATCTTTTAAACAaatgtaattttatttcattggaGTTCCAGTGTAGAGTCAATCTGCCCTCATCATACCATGAGCAGTTTCCTGTCGCCTATGCATCACACTCATCGTTAATGCTAATGGTTGGTCACTGAGAACAGTTCACAGATCCATTCCCAATTAGCTCTTTCTCCTAAGTTCCTGACCGACACAGGTTCACCAGCTTTTCCAATTGTGAATAATGTTGCAATGAGCGGTTCCAAGCTCACCTCCTCCAGCTTCTTTGGGGGATAATTTCTTGTAGGCAGATTCCCAGGGTGGCAATGATGGGCACCAAGGCTCCAAGCATTTTGATTCCTCAAATGTGttgccaaactgctttccaaaggGGCAGTTGGAGTCAATGCAGTTCACACAAGCTGGATGTGAGGACCACAACTGCATTTCTATGGCAACAAATGACAATCAATGTGTCATTAAGTAATCCTTAACATCTAATGCTTTGCAGTTTTCTGCAGTTGCCACTTACTCCACCGACATAGTATCAAGTCCTTCTTGGATGTTCTAGctttctaattttctttctttctttttttattggttgttcaaaacattacaaagctcttgacatatcatatttcatacatttgattcaagtgggttatgaactcattcaagtaggttatgaactgtaattttcttttctttcctttttgataccagggattaaactcaggagcactcaacaacTAAGCCccattccccagccctatttttttttttttttttttttttgtattagtgacagggtctcactgagttgcttagtgcctgaggctggttttgaactcacaattctcctgcctcagctgagccgctgggattacagaggtgTGCCACTGGGCCCAGCTCTAATTTTCTTGACTTTTATAAATGTGGCATGGAACATCTTTTCTGCAGCAAGGATGAGCACCTGATCACTTGCCAGGTGAAATCCTGGCAGTGAGGTCATAGTCTCCACACACATCACCAGTGGCTTTGCAGAAGTCCTATGTCACTTGGCACTCTGCCAGCAGTGTATGGTGCTgtgtctaaccctaattctaacctgtgGTAATTAATATTATGGTTTAAAGCCTTTGCCTGGTATTTCTTCTAATCTTTTTGGGCTTCTTTCATGATTGAAATATTCACTGTGCATAATTCAGATGctacaaaaactgaaaaaaaatgtattgtgcCCAGTAAATCTTCATTCCAAAGACCTGAGACTTTTTCTATAAATATGaatctccctttttgtttttatgaaaCATTATATAATTACTCAGATGTGTGGTATTTTTATGTCACATAATCACATGCACATATTGATCTTAGAAGTTACCTTACTTGACATAATGTAGATGATTTCCCATGAGAGCACAAAGTCTGTATAGATTAAACACATTATACAAAGAGATGAACATGTACCTATGTATCTTTAAACAATTGCATATTTCATGCCATACTTCTTTGATTTATGCAACCAACCCCCACGAATGTACATTTaagtttccattttcttttgcATCATTAgacatttatattttacatgtgtAGCATAAGAAGAGTTCCAAACTTGCGAGTGAGGTCATAAagtgacatttaaatttttcagtTATTGCTGgtcatagtggtgcacacctataatcccagcaactcaggaggctgaggcaggaggaccacaagttgaaGGGAAGCCTCAGCAgtgtagcaagaccctgtctcacaaggTGGGGGAGGGAGGCTGGGGACATGACTCAGGCAGAGCatctgcctggcatgtgtaaggccctgggttcaatccccagtattggtactttttttttgggaaaagtgtttttttttttttttttccaagttactGCTCAAGTCTTCCACAAAAGGATGAACCAACCACTTTACATGATTCCTTGAAGTATGTGAGTACCTATTCCTCTGCTCCTCCACTTTCCTCACAAACACTTGGTAttagttactttaaaaaaaaaacattttaaatcttACAGGTAAAAATGTCCTAAAGATTAATCATCTTTTATGCATTTATATTTTGCATTCTGTGAATTGCCTATTTATATATTTTGCCCATTTTCACTCTTTACATAACAGCAAatctttatatatgtgtatacttaCCCTTTGATATGTGACTAATGTTTTCTGTTATTTCTCTTTCAATTTTATGGTgtattttgctatacagaaattTTAAACTTTCAGGCATTCAAATCTGTTTTCCTTTTTAGTTCTTGAACCAACTATCATGTTAAGAAATCAGCCTTTCTCATCCCTAAGGTTATGGGGGTCGGGTGGGGGGAGTTCTCCTGAGTTTTTTATAATGATTTTTTTAGAATTAAAACTTTATCCaatcagatttttaaatggttCATGGTATGAAGTAGAGATTTGCTATCAGCCAAGAGTATTATGGTGCTCAGGGAAAATAGGAAATTCATTGGCTAAGATGATTAAAAAGTTTCACCTTAAGGTACAGTTGAATCCAGGTGCTTACATAGTCTGCTGGTAATCTGTTCTTTGCTTTCAGTTCTACTTCAGCACTCATTTCACATAGCTGGTCCTCCTGGCCCAATTCATGTTCTAAAACCTAATCCCCAATGTGATTGTTTGGATGAGGCCTCCGGCCTTGTGTAGAGGATTAGTGCGCCTATCGCAGACCCCAGGGAGCTCCCTTGGTTCATTTTCCCGTAGGGTCTTTCTTCATGGTGGCAAAGTGCCCACCAGCAGTTCCAGGTTTCTCTCGTCAACTCGGCAGCCCAAATATAGAAAGcacctcacccccccaccccattcCTTCCAATACTACCTCTTACCCCTCCCACTACACTCCTTTGCCTCCTCACTGATCCCTCCTTCCACCTTTGCCCCACTCTGTCATCTCAACACGGTGAGGAAATCCTACTAAACAGGCCTGTCAATCCCATCTCTGCCCTCAGCCCTCCAGCAGTAGCCCACATCTCTGCTAGGGCCTGTCAAGCCCTTCAGTGCCGCCTGAGGCGTgccatctagacctgacctgcacaccacagctcctcCTGCTCCAGTCCACACAGGCTTCCTTGCTCCCCTGAATGCGCCAAGCCCTCCCATCCTTCCACATTCTCCTGGGCTGCTCCCTCTGCCTGGACTCTCTTACGACATTCACAGggtttcctccttgcttttgcacCTCTGCTAGTCACCTCAGAAGCCCTTCTTCAGCACTTGGCCCTTCCACAGTGGGATGGTGCTGTCCAGGAACCAGGAAATGGGCCCTCATCAGACATGGAACCTGCCAGaaccttgatcttagacttcccaGAATGAGTGCCACACCTCTGCTGTTTATAAGCTACCAAGTCAATAGCCATATGTTACAGCAGCCCAATACACTTGGGCTTCCATGCACCCCAGAACCCATTCCCTGCTCTCATCTACTGGAGGACTGCTGACTTCACTTTGTTGTCTGTCTCTCCAGCTGGAACCGTTCACTTTCACAAGCCCTTCCCCACTGGCACATGAACACCTGGTAGCCAGGGACTCTGCAGGCCCAGCAGGTAGCCAGGCAATGTGGCATcaggaacagagaaaaaaatattttttctttttctttttttttaatgaggtaccttttttttttacacctttattcatttattttttatgtggtgtgaggattgaacccatggcctcacatgtgctagacaagtgctctaccattgagccacaaccccagcccaaagaaGGAAATACTTTTAAACTCAAAACTTTAATCAGAGAACCAACCAATATGCACACATGGAGGGTATTTCTATAGGGACCCACAAAAACTCACATAATTAAACAAATGCCATTTGAAAAACAGAAAGCTCTCCCCTGTGGTGTGGGCCCAACTAGCAGCCAGGAAGCCCCCATTTCAACTACAAAACCAACCATCAGAACTCAAGGTCCACTGCACAGGACACACATCCAgtctatccccagcaccccagATATACGCAATATCGTCAGTGTCCCACACCCTTTTAAGATTCTGTTGTGCTTcagcaaatgttagagtctgtaaacaagtctggatggcgcctggcaaaatgccagagggagtggtttgtgaagtaacaaaagcgagccattaagtgtggagattccttattggttgactgctgtatctattttatgctaattagataagctgtgtaaaatgtataaatatcgctcagatcttacaataatcggctctcattcctgctccaTCAacttacacaagtcattcgtcaccccccggttattttgcccagccagccgggctgcggcaagcAAATGTGACTGGGTCACTTAGTGAGCATGGCACAAGTCAGGAGCTGATGAGGTATTCAAGCTGGTCACCTTCCATGAGGTGACAGTTAGCTTGGCCAAGATGAATGGGCAGCTCCAGCAGGAAGGATCCCTTCACCAGGTTCAACAATAATCCCTGGTGGTCCCAGAACCTCCTCTAATAAGGCAAGTAGCATTTTTAAGATGTCACTTGTCAATTGACAGTGATCCTCTGTGGAGTCATTCATTTCCCTTTTGGATTCCAGAAGCTTCAGGGTCAGGGCAATTgtatctgcactccctgccctttgGCCTCGATAAGAGCCTAGTGAGTGGCTAGCTTAGAAAAATGGTCATCAATTAACATCTCTATAACAAATTTCAGCTCCAAGCACCTCTTCCATGTGGGTTATTTTGTGTTAACACCCAAGGCAGCTTTCCACACTGCCCCTGCTATCAGCAGAACCCATTAGTGAATTCAGCTGTTGGCAGCACCATTAACTCCCATGACAAATTTGGGTCTCACATCATATTCATttattagtactgaggattgaactcaggggtgctttacatcTGTAttcacagtcctttttatttcttgagacagggtctcactaatttaagGTTGGCCTTAAACTTCTGATCCTAttgcatcagcctcccaaatagcaggGATTACAAGAATGCACCACTACAACTGGCTTAAGTAATGGTTTAAATGGAGGAAGACTATGGAAAGAGATGGTTTGCAAATATGGCCAGGGAGAAGATTCTTCTTGGAGTGAGAGGTTTGGGAGAGTACAAGTGAAAGTTCTAACcattcaaggaggaaatttacatACTCCTCTTGGATTTTTGTGGATTCAGTAAGAAAAGGCTAGGGCAGAGGACAAGCATTTAAAAAGAAGAGGGAGATGAACAAAAACTTCTTTTAATATAAAAGAGCATATTTGTGTTTTATCTGACATGTACTCACAGATCAGTCAGCAGTTCTAAGTACTTGACTTTATTTAACCCTCACAACTGCCCTGAGGTAGGTGATTATTATGCCCATTTTAGGGAAGAGGACACTGAGGCCCTGAGAGATTTTAATTTTCCCAAGGTCACTTAGGGTGGTAGATGGCAGAGGTGAACACAACTCAAGCAGACTGGCTCCAGATCTACTTCTGAATCTCAATGTTACACAGCTTCTCAACTTTTGTGTCTCATTGTTTGGATGAAACCCATATGTATAAACTTTCTAATCAATCTTTATTGATAAAGAGATTTATTTATTGTGAGGGGTGAAGCTCTCAATATGTTGGTTTCAAATCTTGTACGCAGATGAACATGTTCAGATGTGCAGGACTCTGCTGCCACCCAGTGGCGGCAGACAGTATTGCTGCTTGTTACTTTTGAGAGTGAAGCCTCTGATGTCGGTTGAGACTGGAATAGCACCGAAATGTCTTTTGACAGTGTTGACAGTGATAAGGTTTCTCCTGGGTGTGAATTCTCTGATGCTGAGCTAGGTGGGCACTGAGGCCAAAGGCTTTGCCACATATTTCACAGGCGTAAGGCTTCTCCCCAGTGTGAATCCTTTCATGCTGTGTAAGATTTGCTCTCTGGGCAAAGGTTTTCCCACATTTGCTACACATGTATGGTTTCTCCCCAGTGTGAACTCTCCGGTGAATGGAAAGGCACGAGCTCTGGCTGAAGGATTTCCcacattcctgacaaacataaggCTTTTCTCCGGTGTGAACTCTCTGGTGTCGGATGAGTTGAGCACTCAGGCCAAAGGCTTTCCCACAGTCGctgcattcatagggcttctccccCGTGTGAATTCTCTGATGCTTAGAAAGGCATGAACTCTGATGGAATGTCTTCCCACACTCACTACACTGAAAGTGCTTCTTTGCAGCATGAGTCCTGTGATGCTGAATAAGGTAGTTATTCTGGGTGAAGACTTTGTCACACTCCTTACATTTAAAGGGCTTCTCTCCAGAGTGAATTAACTGATGTTCTGAGAGGTGAGCACTTTGGCTGAAGGTCTTGCCACATTGGTTACACTTAAAGGAGTGCTCACTTTGGGAAGACTGTTGTTCGGTGAGGGAGAGGTTATGGTCGGCTTTCCTGTGCTCACCACGTTCACATGGCCTCACCCCAGAGTGGATTCTCTGATGGCGACTGAGTTGTGTACTGTGGCCAAAGGCTTTCCCACACTGATGGCACTCAAAAGACTTCACCCTGGTGTGAATCTTCTCATGCTGAATTAGGTATTTGCTACGGTTAAAGGTTTTCTCACATTTGTTACACTTAAAGCGTTTCTCATTGAGCCTTTGATACTCTCTCTGTTCTGAGTTCAGATCCAAAATTTTCTTGCTTGTATCAAATCCTTGTTTTTCTCTGGTGTGAATACTCAGGTGGCAATTCagggttgaatggcaaatgaagcgTTCTCCACACTCCTGACATTGGTAGGGGGCTTCGATGGTGTGGATTATCTGATGGTGCACCAAGTGTTCTTTGTGGCTGAAGGTCTCCTTGCATTCAGCACAGCCAAAGAGCTTCTCTGTGGTGTGACTGGACTGATGTCTAATCAGGTGTGAGGGTCGGCTGAAACTTTTGACACATTCCTGACATTTGTGGGGTTTGTAGCCTGTATGAATTCGCTGGTGTTCATTAAGGTGAGTGTTCCGGCAGAAGGTTTTCCCACAGTCACTgcatttgtaaggcttctctccacTGTGAATCCTCTGGTGGATCTTCAGTGAGGATGTATGgctgaaggctttcccacattcatTGCATTTATAAGGCTTCTCCCCAGTGTGGATGGTCTGGTGTTCAATGAGTGACGAACTCCGCCTGAAGGTCTTCCCACACTCCTGACACTCAGAGGTAGTTTTTGTAGCATGGGTCTTTTGATGTTGGATGAAATGCTTCTTCAAGCTGAAGGCTGCCTGGCACATGGCACATTCATAGTGTTTCTGAATGTGGGTCTTCTGGTGCCCGGCAAGATGAAGGGCCCGGCTGAAAGCCTTGCCACATTCATTACATTTGTAGGACTTAGCACTTGCGGTGGTTTTCTGACATTTAATGGGTTGTGCACGATTGGATGGACAGTCATGATCTTGATTGTTACAGAAtttttctccagtgtgaatttTCTGATACCATTGGAGGTGCATGTTCTGACTAAATGTTTCCCCACATTCCTTACACACATAGGACTTGTATCCTGTATGAGTCACAGGATGAACAAACAGGTAGGAACTCTGGATGAAACTTCTCTCATATTCTGGACGCACAGGGGGCTTCTCCTTCGTGTGAATGATCCAGTGCTGGATAAGGTGGTAACTTTGGCTGAAGCTTTCCCCACATTCACTACATTTATACAGGGTCTCCTCTCCCTGTAAAGAATCCTGCTGGCTCTGGTCTGAGTAGTAGCCAAAGTCACCCCTACATTCTTTCGACTTAGCTGGTGTGAGGCTCTTTTCAGGAATGTCATGCATCACAGAGTCTTCTCCTATGGAAAGGAGGGAACTAGGACTGAGGCCACTCTTGAATTCATGATTGCATTCTGTGGGACTTTCCTCGTTGATAGCACCATCAGTCCTCAGAAGACTTTCTGGATCTCCCAGCAAACTATCTAACCAGCTCTCACCTATACAGGTTTCAAAGCTGGAGTTCCAGAGGCCATCCTTGGAAAATGCCTCCAAAATCTCCTGGGAGAGCCCTTCTTCTAAGAAATCCTGATGCAGAGGAGAGGCCTTGGTCTCAGTCATATCTGAAAGAGAGAATACAAATGTCTCCAGTGGGAAAGACCAGAGCTGTGGGCTGAGAATGTGGACAAGAGGCAGTAGGGGTGATACATCTTGAGTCCAGCCTGTCCATCAAGGGGGTTAAAGGAAAGGGGCCCGAAGTGGTGTGCCGTCTGAAACTGGCATCAAGAAACAAGAGTCCATTCTCAAGAAGGGAATCTGGAAACttcaggagttcaactgagagggAGAATCCCAGCCATAACCCTCATACCTACATCAATGACCGTGTTCCCCAAAGTCTCCTGGGCTCACCTCTTTCCTCCCCTCCACTTTGTCCTACATAGTCACTAAAATCTTGCTCTTTCTATCCTGGTCCTTACTCCTGGAGAATGACCCAATCACCCACCCAGTCCTCCACATCTGAATCCTGGGAGTCCGCATCCCCACTCCCACTCACCACTTTCTGCCAGACCTCCTTGGGAATGTCAACTCCCTCCCTCTCCTGTGTCAATCATCAACTTCCACCCAGCCATCAGGGGCTGTGTGACAACCAGCTCTGGCTACATCactcccccaataaacacttccaGAGCCTCTGAAGAGAAATGCAAGTGCATGAATCCAGCATTCTCTGTACTGGCCCCAAAGAACTCCTGCACGTCCATGAATTTACCAAACTTTCTTATCTGTGCCATAACGGGACTCTTGTGCCCAAGTGCCCTTCACAGGAAAACTGTTCTGTGTCCTAGCTTGAGTACCACCCTActctgaggtatcccccaaacccCACACTGCTTTCTGCTGAGAGTGCCCCACCTTGTGTTCTCTCTGAAACAGCTGAGCTTTCAGCACCCTGTACTGTGACTTGTGAGTGGATGACGTACAAGCAGTCACAGAAAATTCTCAAGCACAAAAAGCAAGGTACCTCAGGTGCACTCTCAACCACCCCTGACAGCCCCCTTTCCAAAGTTGAACAAGCAGATCTGCCCTTATCTGGCCCACCCTCAACTACCAAGCTGTGCACCCCAGGACCCCACAAAACATGAAATTCACTGCTTTCTCCACACCTCCAGTCCCCCTATCTCACCCAGCCCATCCTGAACCATCATATTCTTTCAAGTCTGTTCCTTCGTGTATTTCATGGCTCTCTATCCACTGAACATCTCAGAGACTGCCTATCTCTCAGCCTGTTAagtgaaactgaaacaaaatctTTCCAGAGCCACCTCTTGCTCTGCATTGTCACATCTTCTGTGCTTCTGCTCCAACAGCTATCTGGCTTGTTCTCCTCACCATGCCTCTGTGCATGCTGCTGCCTATGCCCGGAGCACATCAACAGCCGTGTACCAGGCCCCTCTTACATGCTGAGCATGATGTAGAGAGCTGGGAACACAGGATGAATCTAGCAGAATTGCAGTTATAGCAGGAAGAAGACCTGAGTGATAACAATGCAGCACAGTTGTGACTATTGGAGatgtacatgtacacacacacacacacacacacacacacatgcctacCTATATATTTAGTTGTCTCTACTTGAAAATATCCTCTATGTTAaagtaacagaaacaaaaatgagAGGTCAGGGGAGCACGTGCCTGGATTGGTCTCCCTCATGTGACACTGGTGCCGAGCAGCAGGCTGCAGAGGACTCATAGGCAGTGAGCTAAGCACAAGGATGCAGACTGATGGGCAGGTAGAGCCCTGGAATCCTGTGATCTCTGGTTCAGGGTCCTCCTCCTCACACTGATACAGTAACACTGAGCGAAGCCACCCACACCCAGGTGAGGCACCTGCTTCTGCTCTCTCCTCCCAGGGATGTTTCCACCAGGGGAAGCACCACAGGAATCCTCACTGACCTGCTCAATCAAAGGAACCCTGGCCCGGGAGATAGCAGAGTGGATGTTCTTGGCAGCATTCAGTCCTGGGCCTGAGTTACTCCCAAATGTGGTCATCTGCTAAGCCCAGGGCAAGGGAGAAAGGTTGGGTCTATATAAAGGGAGGGAAAAGAGATAGACAGACTGGGGGTCTATGCCTCATAGGCACAAGGCAGGAAGGGGGCAGAGACTGACACAGGGAGTCAACAGCCTCCCCTTGCTGAAtctggaaggaagaaaagaggacAGGAGAGGCACCAGGACAGCCTGTGCAAAAGGCCAGAGGAGGAGGATACACAGCAGGCATGTCAGATTGAGTATTGCTTAAGCATCCCCATCCCTCCTAAAATGAAGGGACAGACACCAAGGGATAAGTGAAACCCACAGGCCAGATGTCAAGATGTCTGGGCAGACACACTGGGGGTTGGCCACCTCAGGCAGAGGTTCTGAGGTACACCAAGGGCCCTCCCCTCCACTTACCAGGGCCAGCTGCTTCTGGGCTTCCTTCCACCAGGGCCTCCAGCTCTTCCCCACCATCTGGATAGGAGGTCAGGCTGGGTCTTGGGGGATCTGCAAAGACAGAATGACACTACAGTCAATCACAATGTGGAAAGTCAACcatatgtccaataggaatctttcAGCTCTCCCAACTTTATCCTGCACACAGCAGGGACTCCCCTACCTTGCTTCAGTAGCACATACTCGCTATAGTTTGGAGAAGATCTGCCCCAGTGTGACAAAATTCTATCAAATAAGTTTCCATAACgtagtcttttatttattttttaatcttttagaataaattattcttagaaaaaaTTGAGGACCTAAAAAGGGGAAATTAGTAGCTGAGGTGACAGTGATGGGGAACTGGGATGCTGGGGCCTGGGAGATGCCAGACATGCACTGGGGCTGGGTCTATGAGGCTGCTGTGCAGAAGTGGGTGGACACAGCCGGTCCAACTAGACCCCTGGGAAAAGCCTGCTGGCACACCTGGCTTTAAAGAGGGTTCCCCACATCCCCAGAGCTGATAAGACAGGCTTGCTAGGCCTAAACGATTTGTGCAAACAATATGGTTTAAATGAAACACCTGCTTTTCTTGTGAGTCTGGAGTTTGGGTTTGTGCCAGGCAAATGGGGCATATGGCCAACCCCCAATAAAAACTCTGGGCCCTGAATCTCCGATGAGCTTCCCTGGTAAACAACATCTCACATGTATTGTCACATCTTGTTGCTGGGGAATTAAGTGAATCCCATGTGACCACTAAGA carries:
- the Znf473 gene encoding zinc finger protein 473, translating into MEGKEEELERGYWDMAAMAEEFVTLKDVAMDFTLEDWEQLGLDQADLFWDTALDNYQNLFLLNPPRPSLTSYPDGGEELEALVEGSPEAAGPDMTETKASPLHQDFLEEGLSQEILEAFSKDGLWNSSFETCIGESWLDSLLGDPESLLRTDGAINEESPTECNHEFKSGLSPSSLLSIGEDSVMHDIPEKSLTPAKSKECRGDFGYYSDQSQQDSLQGEETLYKCSECGESFSQSYHLIQHWIIHTKEKPPVRPEYERSFIQSSYLFVHPVTHTGYKSYVCKECGETFSQNMHLQWYQKIHTGEKFCNNQDHDCPSNRAQPIKCQKTTASAKSYKCNECGKAFSRALHLAGHQKTHIQKHYECAMCQAAFSLKKHFIQHQKTHATKTTSECQECGKTFRRSSSLIEHQTIHTGEKPYKCNECGKAFSHTSSLKIHQRIHSGEKPYKCSDCGKTFCRNTHLNEHQRIHTGYKPHKCQECVKSFSRPSHLIRHQSSHTTEKLFGCAECKETFSHKEHLVHHQIIHTIEAPYQCQECGERFICHSTLNCHLSIHTREKQGFDTSKKILDLNSEQREYQRLNEKRFKCNKCEKTFNRSKYLIQHEKIHTRVKSFECHQCGKAFGHSTQLSRHQRIHSGVRPCERGEHRKADHNLSLTEQQSSQSEHSFKCNQCGKTFSQSAHLSEHQLIHSGEKPFKCKECDKVFTQNNYLIQHHRTHAAKKHFQCSECGKTFHQSSCLSKHQRIHTGEKPYECSDCGKAFGLSAQLIRHQRVHTGEKPYVCQECGKSFSQSSCLSIHRRVHTGEKPYMCSKCGKTFAQRANLTQHERIHTGEKPYACEICGKAFGLSAHLAQHQRIHTQEKPYHCQHCQKTFRCYSSLNRHQRLHSQK